In one Misgurnus anguillicaudatus chromosome 1, ASM2758022v2, whole genome shotgun sequence genomic region, the following are encoded:
- the epyc gene encoding epiphycan isoform X2: protein MVTLVWGLLVLYVAAASPTRYARQAELDNYDVDLNRHHDFDYYNGVDEPTIGTLDPDEDPSHSAYPEEEEEERHHWIVELGEDKELPVTPLLIPSGSEHSGTLMGPNAEGEEELRLTPIDILQISGSGEMNSGASGDLFRNNASGSGEVLGSGASGHILSSGGSGGFGSGVSGTSGSGILLISGGEEELLTFGNPPQEASGDFEESGFFGVSGESGFSGVPEGSGESGVPEVSGEPEVSGVSGEPEIYVVPEMSGETEISGVSGEPEISGVPEVSGEPEISGVPEVSGVLEISGVSGEPEISGEPEVSGVPEISGVSGETEISGVPEISGLPEESAEPEISGLPEESGEAEISGVIDLSGEPEISGVIDLSGEPEISGVPELSGETEISGVPELSGEPEISGVPELPVEPEISGVPELPVEPEISGVPELSGEPAVSGVPEDPLETGEFGSPEESVVTESPEVTIEVTTEIFFPELEEEEEILLTTPTTPQEGTGGEFGSGDFEIDPYIPGMSTCVLCTCLGGSVYCDDLRLTRVPPLPKETTHFYARYNKITKISKSDFINLNKLKKIDLTNNAISKIDDDAFFGLPALEELILRENSIRQLPALPPSMTLIDACHNQLGSTGIHKEAFKDMPGLLYLYLTDNNIYHIPVPLPDSLRSLHLQNNNIQMMHDDTFCNPHDLNYIRYALEDVRLDGNPINLSRTPQAYICLPRIPVGALI, encoded by the exons ATGGTAACATTGGTGTGGGGACTTCTGGTTCTGTATGTGGCGGCAGCCTCTCCCACCAGATACGCCCGGCAAGCCGAATTGGACAACTATGATGTGGATTTGAACCGCCATCATGACTTTGACTATTACAATGGAGTCGATGAACCAACG ATTGGCACATTGGACCCTGATGAGGACCCTTCACATAGTGCCTATCCagaggaggaggaagaagagCGACATCACTGGATAGTTGAACTGGGAGAAGACAAGGAATTACCCGTAACGCCTCTACTTATCCCATCGGGATCTGAACATTCAGGGACTCTAATGGGCCCGAATGCAGAGGGAG AGGAAGAGCTTCGTCTGACGCCCATTGACATCCTTCAGATTTCGGGTTCTGGTGAAATGAATTCTGGAGCTTCCGGAGACTTGTTTAGGAACAACGCCTCCGGTTCTGGAGAGGTTTTGGGCTCTGGGGCCTCTGGTCACATTTTGAGTTCTGGAGGTTCCGGAGGCTTTGGTTCTGGAGTATCGGGGACTTCTGGTTCAGGCATATTATTGATCTCAGGTGGAG AGGAGGAGCTCCTGACGTTTGGAAACCCTCCACAAGAGGCCTCTGGGGATTTTGAAGAGTCTGGGTTTTTTGGGGTGTCTGGAGAGTCTGGGTTCTCTGGGGTTCCCGAGGGGTCTGGAGAGTCTGGGGTCCCTGAAGTGTCTGGCGAGCCTGAGGTCTCTGGGGTGTCTGGAGAGCCTGAGATCTATGTGGTGCCCGAAATGTCTGGAGAGACTGAGATCTCTGGGGTGTCTGGAGAGCCTGAGATCTCTGGGGTGCCCGAAGTGTCTGGAGAGCCTGAGATCTCTGGGGTGCCAGAAGTGTCTGGGGTGCTTGAGATCTCTGGGGTGTCTGGAGAGCCTGAGATCTCTGGGGAGCCAGAAGTGTCTGGGGTGCCTGAGATCTCTGGGGTGTCTGGAGAGACTGAGATCTCTGGGGTGCCTGAGATCTCTGGGTTGCCTGAAGAGTCTGCAGAGCCTGAGATTTCTGGGTTGCCTGAAGAGTCTGGAGAGGCTGAGATCTCTGGGGTGATTGACTTGTCTGGAGAGCCTGAGATCTCTGGGGTGATTGACTTGTCTGGAGAGCCTGAGATCTCTGGGGTACCTGAATTGTCTGGAGAGACTGAGATCTCAGGGGTGCCCGAATTGTCTGGAGAGCCTGAGATCTCTGGGGTACCTGAATTGCCTGTAGAGCCTGAGATCTCTGGGGTACCTGAATTGCCTGTAGAGCCTGAGATCTCTGGGGTGCCTGAATTGTCTGGAGAGCCTGCGGTGTCAGGGGTTCCCGAGGATCCATTGGAGACTGGAGAGTTTGGAAGCCCAGAAGAGTCTGTGGTGACCGAATCCCCAGAAGTCACTATAGAAGTCACTACAGAAATATTCTTTCCAGAACTAGAGGAAG AGGAGGAGATACTCCTAACTACCCCTACCACTCCCCAGGAGGGGACTGGGGGTGAATTTGGGTCAGGGGACTTTGAAATTGACCCATACATACCAG GCATGTCTACCTGTGTGCTGTGTACCTGTCTGGGCGGATCTGTGTACTGTGATGACCTCAGGCTGACCCGCGTTCCTCCACTTCCCAAAGAAACCACTCATTTCTATGCTCGCTACAATAAAATTACCAAGATAAGCAAGTCTGACTTCATCAACCTGA ACAAATTAAAGAAAATCGACTTGACAAACAACGCCATTTCCAAGATTGATGATGATGCTTTCTTCGGCCTCCCTGCTCTGGAGGAGTTGATATTACGGGAGAACAGTATTAGACAGCTTCCAGCTCTGCCACCTTCGATGACGCTTATCGATGCTTGTCACAACCAGCTTGGCAGCACCGGCATCCACAAAGAAGCTTTCAAG gaCATGCCAGGACTACTTTACCTCTACTTGACTGACAACAACATCTATCACATCCCTGTTCCTTTGCCGGACAGTTTGCGCTCCTTGCACCTACAG AACAACAATATCCAGATGATGCACGATGACACTTTCTGCAATCCGCATGATTTAAATTACATCCGCTACGCCCTGGAGGACGTTCGCCTGGACGGTAACCCCATCAACCTCAGCAGAACCCCACAAGCCTACATATGTTTGCCACGTATACCTGTTGGTGCccttatttaa
- the epyc gene encoding epiphycan isoform X1, with protein MVTLVWGLLVLYVAAASPTRYARQAELDNYDVDLNRHHDFDYYNGVDEPTIGTLDPDEDPSHSAYPEEEEEERHHWIVELGEDKELPVTPLLIPSGSEHSGTLMGPNAEGGMSTCVLCTCLGGSVYCDDLRLTRVPPLPKETTHFYARYNKITKISKSDFINLNKLKKIDLTNNAISKIDDDAFFGLPALEELILRENSIRQLPALPPSMTLIDACHNQLGSTGIHKEAFKDMPGLLYLYLTDNNIYHIPVPLPDSLRSLHLQNNNIQMMHDDTFCNPHDLNYIRYALEDVRLDGNPINLSRTPQAYICLPRIPVGALI; from the exons ATGGTAACATTGGTGTGGGGACTTCTGGTTCTGTATGTGGCGGCAGCCTCTCCCACCAGATACGCCCGGCAAGCCGAATTGGACAACTATGATGTGGATTTGAACCGCCATCATGACTTTGACTATTACAATGGAGTCGATGAACCAACG ATTGGCACATTGGACCCTGATGAGGACCCTTCACATAGTGCCTATCCagaggaggaggaagaagagCGACATCACTGGATAGTTGAACTGGGAGAAGACAAGGAATTACCCGTAACGCCTCTACTTATCCCATCGGGATCTGAACATTCAGGGACTCTAATGGGCCCGAATGCAGAGGGAG GCATGTCTACCTGTGTGCTGTGTACCTGTCTGGGCGGATCTGTGTACTGTGATGACCTCAGGCTGACCCGCGTTCCTCCACTTCCCAAAGAAACCACTCATTTCTATGCTCGCTACAATAAAATTACCAAGATAAGCAAGTCTGACTTCATCAACCTGA ACAAATTAAAGAAAATCGACTTGACAAACAACGCCATTTCCAAGATTGATGATGATGCTTTCTTCGGCCTCCCTGCTCTGGAGGAGTTGATATTACGGGAGAACAGTATTAGACAGCTTCCAGCTCTGCCACCTTCGATGACGCTTATCGATGCTTGTCACAACCAGCTTGGCAGCACCGGCATCCACAAAGAAGCTTTCAAG gaCATGCCAGGACTACTTTACCTCTACTTGACTGACAACAACATCTATCACATCCCTGTTCCTTTGCCGGACAGTTTGCGCTCCTTGCACCTACAG AACAACAATATCCAGATGATGCACGATGACACTTTCTGCAATCCGCATGATTTAAATTACATCCGCTACGCCCTGGAGGACGTTCGCCTGGACGGTAACCCCATCAACCTCAGCAGAACCCCACAAGCCTACATATGTTTGCCACGTATACCTGTTGGTGCccttatttaa
- the LOC129432369 gene encoding uncharacterized protein isoform X2, whose translation MSSALDDSKVTESSMDHELYTVQSPSDDIKDGPDQAEFIYKMSNEEFVRFVKLRVSNDSLFTGKRNSSTLAYRAILKELGLQREISASQARRKWENLKMKYKDLKNPPSGVTVNPTNWPWFTLMDDAMEGRLAGSEVTLNTSSLGDDSEYRPNSTSRRRSKRAREPDRSEIELFVEEDDIMSEEMGRDRVELDRDRDRDEMEHERAILESDKAAIEYERMVLEREKMVLDRERAGVERELAALDRDRASLEREKAAVERDRASVEYIRAQLDKERAILDRERAKLERERAILEHQRGTGREEQTVDLSDNAEGTDNTIPLVMEPATLERRQKFLNLFEKLIENF comes from the exons ATGAGTAGCGCACTTGATGACTCAAAGGTAACAGAGTCAAGTATGGACCACGAACTCTACACTGTACAGAGTCCCTCCGATGACATTAAAGATGGCCCAGACCAGGCAGAATTCATTTATAAAA TGTCAAATGAAGAATTTGTTAGATTCGTGAAGTTGCGCGTGTCCAACGATTCACTTTTCACTGGAAAGAGAAATTCATCCACTCTGGCTTATAG GGCCATCTTAAAGGAGCTGGGTCTGCAAAGAGAGATTTCTGCCAGCCAGGCAAGGAGGAAATGGGAAAACCTTAAGATGAAGTATAAG GACCTGAAGAATCCCCCATCCGGTGTCACGGTAAACCCCACTAACTGGCCCTGGTTCACGCTGATGGATGACGCCATGGAGGGTAGACTCGCAGGAAGCGAAGTCACGCTAAACACGTCCTCTCTGGGCGACGACAGCGAGTATCGCCCGAACAGCACCTCGCGCAGGAGGAGCAAGAGAGCGCGCGAGCCGGACAGAAGCGAGATCGAGCTGTTCGTCGAGGAGGACGACATCATGTCTGAAGAGATGGGGCGAGACCGAGTGGAGCTGGACAGAGACCGAGACAGAGATGAGATGGAGCACGAAAGAGCCATCCTGGAGAGCGACAAAGCCGCCATCGAATACGAGAGGATGGTCCTGGAACGAGAAAAGATGGTTCTGGATAGAGAGCGAGCAGGGGTGGAGAGAGAACTTGCGGCGTTGGATAGAGACAGGGCCTCTTTGGAAAGAGAGAAGGCCGCTGTGGAGAGGGACAGGGCGTCTGTGGAGTACATCCGAGCTCAGCTGGATAAAGAAAGGGCAATTTTAGACCGAGAAAGGGCTAAGCTTGAGCGAGAGCGAGCCATCTTGGAGCATCAGCGCGGGACGGGGAGAGAGGAGCAGACGGTGGATTTGAGTGACAATGCGGAGGGAACTGACAACACTATTCCTTTGGTGATGGAGCCTGCAACCTTGGAGAGACGACAGAAATTCCTCAACCTGTTCGAAAAGCTTATCGAAAACTTCTGA
- the LOC129432369 gene encoding uncharacterized protein isoform X1, whose protein sequence is MKAHALRSCPSAMSSALDDSKVTESSMDHELYTVQSPSDDIKDGPDQAEFIYKMSNEEFVRFVKLRVSNDSLFTGKRNSSTLAYRAILKELGLQREISASQARRKWENLKMKYKDLKNPPSGVTVNPTNWPWFTLMDDAMEGRLAGSEVTLNTSSLGDDSEYRPNSTSRRRSKRAREPDRSEIELFVEEDDIMSEEMGRDRVELDRDRDRDEMEHERAILESDKAAIEYERMVLEREKMVLDRERAGVERELAALDRDRASLEREKAAVERDRASVEYIRAQLDKERAILDRERAKLERERAILEHQRGTGREEQTVDLSDNAEGTDNTIPLVMEPATLERRQKFLNLFEKLIENF, encoded by the exons ATGAAAGCCCA TGCCCTTCGCTCGTGCCCTAGCGCCATGAGTAGCGCACTTGATGACTCAAAGGTAACAGAGTCAAGTATGGACCACGAACTCTACACTGTACAGAGTCCCTCCGATGACATTAAAGATGGCCCAGACCAGGCAGAATTCATTTATAAAA TGTCAAATGAAGAATTTGTTAGATTCGTGAAGTTGCGCGTGTCCAACGATTCACTTTTCACTGGAAAGAGAAATTCATCCACTCTGGCTTATAG GGCCATCTTAAAGGAGCTGGGTCTGCAAAGAGAGATTTCTGCCAGCCAGGCAAGGAGGAAATGGGAAAACCTTAAGATGAAGTATAAG GACCTGAAGAATCCCCCATCCGGTGTCACGGTAAACCCCACTAACTGGCCCTGGTTCACGCTGATGGATGACGCCATGGAGGGTAGACTCGCAGGAAGCGAAGTCACGCTAAACACGTCCTCTCTGGGCGACGACAGCGAGTATCGCCCGAACAGCACCTCGCGCAGGAGGAGCAAGAGAGCGCGCGAGCCGGACAGAAGCGAGATCGAGCTGTTCGTCGAGGAGGACGACATCATGTCTGAAGAGATGGGGCGAGACCGAGTGGAGCTGGACAGAGACCGAGACAGAGATGAGATGGAGCACGAAAGAGCCATCCTGGAGAGCGACAAAGCCGCCATCGAATACGAGAGGATGGTCCTGGAACGAGAAAAGATGGTTCTGGATAGAGAGCGAGCAGGGGTGGAGAGAGAACTTGCGGCGTTGGATAGAGACAGGGCCTCTTTGGAAAGAGAGAAGGCCGCTGTGGAGAGGGACAGGGCGTCTGTGGAGTACATCCGAGCTCAGCTGGATAAAGAAAGGGCAATTTTAGACCGAGAAAGGGCTAAGCTTGAGCGAGAGCGAGCCATCTTGGAGCATCAGCGCGGGACGGGGAGAGAGGAGCAGACGGTGGATTTGAGTGACAATGCGGAGGGAACTGACAACACTATTCCTTTGGTGATGGAGCCTGCAACCTTGGAGAGACGACAGAAATTCCTCAACCTGTTCGAAAAGCTTATCGAAAACTTCTGA